Within the Deltaproteobacteria bacterium genome, the region GGGCAATCGCTGCGCTCGGCGAGCGCTGGAACGTGCGCGTGATCGTCGTGCCCGGCGACTCCGTCGTGGCGCGCGGGCCCTATCGCTGGCTGCGCCATCCGAACTACACCGCCGTCGTGATCGAGCTACTCGCGCTCCCGCTCATCCACGCTGCGTGGCTCACCGCACTCGTGTTCAGCGCGCTGAATGGTCTGCTGCTGCGCGAGCGCATTCGCGTCGAAGAGCGCGCGCTCGCGGAGCACTGCACCGGAGGCGAGCAGCTCGGCGATCGGCCGCGGCTCGTGCCACTCGGGAGCGCGCGATGAGCGAGACCCTCGACGGGCTGCTGCGCCTGGTGCGCGAGCGCTTCCCGCGCGTGGGCGAGATCGACTCGCAGACGCGCATCGTGGCCGACCTCGCGCTCGATTCGATCCAGCAGATCGACTTGCTCGTCGAGCTCGAGAATCACTTCGCGATCGCGCTCGAGCTCGAAGATGACGGCGTCGACACGCTCGGTGAGCTCGCCGCGTGCATCGATCGCGCGCGGAGCGCCAGCCGTGTCTGACACGCTCGCGACGCGCTTCGAGGCGGCCGCGCGCGGCAGCGGAACCATCACGTTCGTCGACGCGCGCGAGAACGAGACGAAGATCGCCCACGCGGAGCTGTTCGGGCGCGCGCTGCGCGCTGCGGGCGGACTCGCGGCGCGCGGCATCGTGCGCGGCGATCGCGTGGCCGTGATCGCCGCCACGAGTCCCGAGTTCTTCGACGGCTTCTTCGGCGCGGTGCTCGCGGGCGCAGTGCCGGTCCCCCTCTATCCGCCCGTTCGACTCGGACATCTCGACGAGTACCACGAACGCACGTCCGCGATGCTCGCCGCGGCGCGCGTTCGGCTCGTGCTCACGGATTCGCGCACGCGCCGCGTGCTGGGCCGCACGATCGAGCGCGCGCGCCCGGAGCTCGGCTGCGCGCTGCTCTCGGAAATTTCGGGAGCGCCGGCAACGCCGAGCTCGCGGGATCCGGATGCGCTCGGCTTCATCCAGTTCTCGTCCGGTACGACGCAAGCGCCGAAGGCCGTTGCGCTCACCCACCGCCAGATCCTCGCGAACGTGGACGCGATCGGCGCTGCCATCCTGGGCGCGTATCCCGAGAGCGATTCCTTCCGTCACGTCGCCGCGAGCTGGCTGCCGCTCTACCACGACATGGGCCTCGTCGGCGGCGTGTTCACCTCGCTCTTCCACGGCCGCGATCTCGTGTTGATCCCGCCGGAGCACTTCATCGCGCGGCCCGCGCTCTGGCTCCGCGCGATCTCTCGGCACCGCGCCACGATCAGCCCGGCGCCGAACTTCGCTTATGCGCTGTGCGCCGAGCGCATCCGCGATGACGAGATCGCGGGGATCGATCTCTCGGCGTGGCGCGTCGCGATGAACGGCGCAGAGCCCGTGACGCCGCGCGCGCTCGAGCGCTTCGTCGAGCGCTTCGGCTCAGTCGGTTTGCGCGAGGAAGCGCTGACGCCCGTGTACGGCCTCGCCGAGGCGACCCTCGCGGTCACGTTCAGCACGCTGCGCGAGCGCTTTCGCGTGCTGCGCTTCGACGCCGAGGCGCTCGCTGGGAAGCGGAGGGCGATTCTCTCTCCCAGTGGCGTACCGCTCGTCTCGCTCGGCCCTCCGCTCGCCGGCTTCGGTCTCCAGATCGCCGACGACTCCGGTGCGCCGCAAGCCGAAGATGTGCTCGGGCGCGTGCGCGTGCGCGGGCCATCCGTGATGAGCGGCTACGACGGCTTGCCCGAGGAAAGCGCGCGCGTCCTCTCGGGCGGCTGGCTGGACAGCGGGGACCTCGGCTTTCTCCATCGCGGCGAGCTCTTCTTGTACGGACGCGCCAAGGATCTCGTGATCGTGCGCGGCAAGAACTACGCGCCGCAGGACTTCGAGCGCGCGCTCGACGACCTCGCTGGCGTGAGGCCGGGGTGCAGCGCGGCGGTCGGTGTGCTCGCACACGATGGAAGTGGCGAGGAGCTCTGGCTGTTCGTCGAGCGGACCCACGATGCCGGCGCGAGCGACGAGGAGCTGGGCACGGCGATCCGCGTCCGCACGCTCGAGCGCAGCGGCCTGCGCCCAGGGCGCGTGATCGTGCTCGCGCCGGGCACGCTGCCGCGCACGTCGAGCGGAAAGATTCGGCGGGCGGAGACGCTTCGGCTCGAGCGCGCAGGCGAGCTCACGGCGCCCGCGCGGGTCTCGCTGCCGCGTCTCGCACTCGAAATGTTGCGCTCGCTGCGAGCCTTCGCGCGTGCGCGCAGTTGACGCGCTCGTCGTCGGCGCCGGGCCCGCGGGACTCGCGTGCGCGACGCTGCTCGCGCGGCGCGGACTCACGGTGTGCGCGATCGAAAAGCGCGAGGCGCCGCTCGACAAGGCGTGCGGCGAGGGCGTCATGCCCGCCGGCGTCCGCGCCCTCGCGGCGCTCGGCGTCGAGGTCGGCGCGCTGCGCGCGGCGCCGTTCGTCGGCGTGCGCTTCATCGACGGCGCGCGCGAGACCTCCGGGAGATTCGCGAGCGGCCCGGGCCTCGGCGTGAGGCGCACCGCGTTGTCCACCGCCCTTCGCGCGTGCGCCGAGAAGGCCGGCGCCGAGCTGCGCTTCGACTGCGCGCTCGAGCGATTCACCGCGGACACGTCGCGCGTGCGCGCACAGACATCGCAGGGTGAGCTCGAGGCGCGCGTCCTGATCGGCGCCGACGGCCTCGGCAGCCGCGTGCGCGCAGCCAGCGCGCTCGCGGCGCCACTGCCGACGCGCAGGCGCTTCGGCATGCGTCGGCACTTCCGCTTGGCGCCGTGGAGCGAGTACGTCGAAGTGCACTGGTCCGAGGGCGTCGAGGCATTCGTCACGCCGGTTGCCCGAGACGAAGTCGGCATCGCGCTGCTCTGGTCGGGCTCCGCTGCGCGCTACGACGAGCTTCTGACGCGCTTCCCGGCGCTCGCGATGCGCGTCCGCGGCGCGGAGCCCGCGAGCGAGGTGCGCGGCGCGGGACCGTTCTGGCAACGCGCTCGGCGGCGCTGCGCCGGAAACTCCGTCGCGCTGCTCGGCGACGCCGCGGGCTACACCGACGCGGTGACGGGCGAAGGCATCACGCTCTCGCTGCTGTGCGCGAATGCGCTCGCAGATGTGATCGCGCGCGGCGCGCCTCTCGCGGAGTACGAACGCGCCTGGGCTCGCGCGACGCGGGCGCACCGCGCCATCGCCGCCCTGCTCGGCTTCGGTGTCGCGCATCCGCGCGCGCGCCGCGCTGCATTTCGTGCGCTGAGCGCGCAGCCGCGCGCGTTCGAGATTCTGCTGCGCGTCGCGGCGAGCGAGGAGCAGCCGTGGAGAAGCTGATCGCCGCCTGCATCCGGCGCCCGCTGCTCACCGTGCTCGGCGGGCTGCTCGTCACGCTGGCGCTCGGCGCGGGTGCGCTCCGGGTCGGAACCGACAGCGGCTACGCGGCGTTCCTCGGCTCGCAGCACCCGGCGATTCGCGCGCTCGAGTCCGTAACGAATCGCTTCGGAGGCGGCGTCCCCTTCGCGATCGTCTACCGCTGCGCGCCGCCGGCTCCGTGCGCGAGCGTGTTCGATGCGAACGCGCTCGCGATGGCGCACGCGCTCAGCAGCGAGATCGCAGCGATTCGCGGCGTCGCGCGCGCCGAGAGCGTCGCGACGGCTCCACTCCTCGCGCCCGAGCTCTTCGACTTGCCGCGAGCGCGCCAGCTCTCGCCGGAGGGGACGCCGGTCAGCGATCTGGCCGAGCTGATTCCGCGCGCGCTGCGCGACCCGCTTTGGGTCGGGCAGATCGTGTCGAGCGACGGCCGCGTCGGCGCGGTGATCGTGCAGCTCGCGGACTCCTCGGGCGCCACCGCCGAGCGGGTCGTGGACGGCGCGCGCGCGGCGCTGGCGCCTTGGGAGGCGCGCGGCTTTCGCTTCGCGCTCTCCGGCGGCCCCGTGGAATTCGTCGTCGCGGGCCGCGAGCTCGATCAGCAGGTGCAGCGCCTCGTGCCGGCGATCGTCCTGCTCGTGGGCGTGATCGTGCTGCTCGCCTTCCGCGCGCTCGCGCCGGCGCTGCTCACGCTCGGCTGCGCGGGCGCCTCGCTGATCTGGGCCGTGGGACTGCAAGGTTGGCTCGGCTGGCCGCGCACGAGCTTCTTCCAAGTCTTGCCGCCGCTCATGCTCACGGTCGGCGTTTGTTATGGCATCCACCTCGTCACGGCGTTCGCCGAGCGACTCTCCGAAGCCGAAGGCGAGAGCCGCGAGCAAGCTCTGCGGCATGCACTCGCGGAGGTCGCCTCGCCGGCGCTCTTCACGGCGCTGACCACGGCCGCCGGCTTCATCTCGTTCTTCACGAGCGGCCTCGAGAGTCTCGTGCGCTTCGGCGTGATCGCCGCGTCCGGGGTGATGGCGGCGTTCGCGACCGCGTTCCTCCTCCTGCCGATCCTGCTCGTGCGCGTGCCCGCGCGCTGGATCGTGGCGCCGCGCTCGCACGCGATGTGGAGCCGCCTCGTCGGCCGCATCGCCGACGCGGTCGGCCATCGCCGCGCGTGGATCGCCGGCGGCGCGCTCGTCGTGACGGCTCTCGGCGTCGCGGGCATCGGCCGGCTCTCGATCGACGCGAGCTTCGAGCAGGTGTACGGAGAGCACAGCCGCGTCGTGCGGTGGGCGCGCGAGGCGGCCGCGCTCCGCAGCGCCGACTCACTCGAAGTCGCGATCTTCCTGCCGCCGGAGATGTCCGTGACGGACCCTCGCGCGCTGCGCGCCGCCCTGCGCGTAGAGGCGCTCGCGGCGCTCGACGGGATCGGACGGCCGCTCTCGATCCTCGCGCCGATGCGCGAGCTGAACGCTCTCGTGCATGAGAATGCCCTCGCGCTCTCGGGCCCTCGCGCGACTCCCGAGCGGCCCGGCCAGCTCTATCGCCTGATGCGCGCCGAGCAGCCCGACCTCGTGGCGCTTTTCGCGGCCGAGGCGCAAGGCGCAGAGCCCGCCGCGCTCCGCATCTCGTTCCAGGGTGAGAAGCTTCCGCAGGATGAGCTGCGCGCGCTCGTGGCGCGCGTGCGCGGCGAGGTGAACGCCGCGCTTCCGCCGGGGGCCACCGCGGTCGTGACCGGCCCGCTCGCCGTCGTGAGCGGCATGATCGACGAGATTCGCGACACCCAGATCGGGAGCTTCGGCTCCGCGCTGGCGCTCGTCGCGCTGCTCTCGGCAATCGCGCTGCGCTCGATCCCGCTCGCGCTCCTCGCGATGATTCCGACCACGGTGCCGGCTGTGCTCACGCTCGGCGCGATGGGGTTTCTGGGCATTCCGCTCGACATGGGCACGGCGATGGTCGCGTCGGTGCTGCTCGGACTCGGTGTCGACGAGGCGCTGCACTTGCTCGCGGGCTACCGCCGTCATCGCGAGGCCGGCTTCGCACGCGACGAAGCCATGCACGCCGCCCTCTGCGGCGTGGGCCGCGCGCTCTTCACCACCGCCGGAGCCCTCGCGGCGGGCTTCCTCGTGCTGTTCTTCGTGCCGTGGCAAAGCCTGTCGAGCTTCGGGCTCGTCACCGGCGTCGCGATCGGAGCCTCGTTGCTCGCGGACTTGTTATTGCTGCCCGCCGCGATCGGATCGCGCCGGCGCGCGCCCGCGCGTTCCGCCGCTCT harbors:
- a CDS encoding fatty acyl-AMP ligase, which gives rise to MTASTRSVSSPRASIARGAPAVSDTLATRFEAAARGSGTITFVDARENETKIAHAELFGRALRAAGGLAARGIVRGDRVAVIAATSPEFFDGFFGAVLAGAVPVPLYPPVRLGHLDEYHERTSAMLAAARVRLVLTDSRTRRVLGRTIERARPELGCALLSEISGAPATPSSRDPDALGFIQFSSGTTQAPKAVALTHRQILANVDAIGAAILGAYPESDSFRHVAASWLPLYHDMGLVGGVFTSLFHGRDLVLIPPEHFIARPALWLRAISRHRATISPAPNFAYALCAERIRDDEIAGIDLSAWRVAMNGAEPVTPRALERFVERFGSVGLREEALTPVYGLAEATLAVTFSTLRERFRVLRFDAEALAGKRRAILSPSGVPLVSLGPPLAGFGLQIADDSGAPQAEDVLGRVRVRGPSVMSGYDGLPEESARVLSGGWLDSGDLGFLHRGELFLYGRAKDLVIVRGKNYAPQDFERALDDLAGVRPGCSAAVGVLAHDGSGEELWLFVERTHDAGASDEELGTAIRVRTLERSGLRPGRVIVLAPGTLPRTSSGKIRRAETLRLERAGELTAPARVSLPRLALEMLRSLRAFARARS
- a CDS encoding NAD(P)/FAD-dependent oxidoreductase; its protein translation is MRAVDALVVGAGPAGLACATLLARRGLTVCAIEKREAPLDKACGEGVMPAGVRALAALGVEVGALRAAPFVGVRFIDGARETSGRFASGPGLGVRRTALSTALRACAEKAGAELRFDCALERFTADTSRVRAQTSQGELEARVLIGADGLGSRVRAASALAAPLPTRRRFGMRRHFRLAPWSEYVEVHWSEGVEAFVTPVARDEVGIALLWSGSAARYDELLTRFPALAMRVRGAEPASEVRGAGPFWQRARRRCAGNSVALLGDAAGYTDAVTGEGITLSLLCANALADVIARGAPLAEYERAWARATRAHRAIAALLGFGVAHPRARRAAFRALSAQPRAFEILLRVAASEEQPWRS
- a CDS encoding MMPL family transporter, producing MEKLIAACIRRPLLTVLGGLLVTLALGAGALRVGTDSGYAAFLGSQHPAIRALESVTNRFGGGVPFAIVYRCAPPAPCASVFDANALAMAHALSSEIAAIRGVARAESVATAPLLAPELFDLPRARQLSPEGTPVSDLAELIPRALRDPLWVGQIVSSDGRVGAVIVQLADSSGATAERVVDGARAALAPWEARGFRFALSGGPVEFVVAGRELDQQVQRLVPAIVLLVGVIVLLAFRALAPALLTLGCAGASLIWAVGLQGWLGWPRTSFFQVLPPLMLTVGVCYGIHLVTAFAERLSEAEGESREQALRHALAEVASPALFTALTTAAGFISFFTSGLESLVRFGVIAASGVMAAFATAFLLLPILLVRVPARWIVAPRSHAMWSRLVGRIADAVGHRRAWIAGGALVVTALGVAGIGRLSIDASFEQVYGEHSRVVRWAREAAALRSADSLEVAIFLPPEMSVTDPRALRAALRVEALAALDGIGRPLSILAPMRELNALVHENALALSGPRATPERPGQLYRLMRAEQPDLVALFAAEAQGAEPAALRISFQGEKLPQDELRALVARVRGEVNAALPPGATAVVTGPLAVVSGMIDEIRDTQIGSFGSALALVALLSAIALRSIPLALLAMIPTTVPAVLTLGAMGFLGIPLDMGTAMVASVLLGLGVDEALHLLAGYRRHREAGFARDEAMHAALCGVGRALFTTAGALAAGFLVLFFVPWQSLSSFGLVTGVAIGASLLADLLLLPAAIGSRRRAPARSAALANG